The Desulfomicrobium orale DSM 12838 genome includes a window with the following:
- a CDS encoding TRAP transporter large permease has protein sequence MSPFEVTGLMFLSMLFLMGAGLPVVYCLGAVGVLAGIFLWGDGARDIVYFSTLDLMSNIVLSAIPLFIFMGFVLHESRIAKDMFHTVYMWSGRIRGALGIGTILICALMAAMLGVSSATILSMGVIAVPAMLQKNYNKRLAVGIVQAGGALGFLIPPSMMMVMYSFISGVSVGRLFAGGIIPGLILAGMYLVYIAVLSWLRPEMAPAITSEERPPFKERVAALTELILPLALIVSILGCIFMGITSPTEAAAIGAFGSLVCAGVKGRLSLAMLGRACRQTFAISGFAGYIIIAALIFSKVYTGLGATAMIKNLVLNMGAEPLVVMVCIQLSFFILGMFMDDIAILFMCMPIYIPIIVGLGLDPVWFGILFVVNMQMAYITPPYGLNLFYMKAVAPKEIKLHDIYWGAVPFILIQALLLVVLMLYPSIITWLPNKIFG, from the coding sequence ATGAGTCCTTTTGAAGTAACCGGACTGATGTTTTTGTCCATGCTTTTTCTGATGGGAGCCGGCCTCCCTGTCGTGTATTGCCTGGGGGCAGTGGGTGTACTCGCGGGAATATTTCTCTGGGGCGATGGCGCAAGAGACATCGTCTATTTCTCTACACTCGATCTGATGAGCAACATCGTACTTAGTGCCATTCCTTTGTTTATATTCATGGGGTTTGTGCTACACGAATCCCGGATAGCTAAGGATATGTTCCATACGGTCTATATGTGGTCCGGCCGCATCCGGGGGGCGCTAGGTATCGGAACAATTCTGATATGCGCACTCATGGCGGCGATGCTGGGGGTGAGCAGCGCCACAATTCTTTCTATGGGTGTTATCGCTGTGCCTGCCATGCTCCAGAAAAACTACAACAAAAGGCTGGCCGTAGGTATCGTGCAGGCCGGAGGAGCACTCGGCTTTCTCATTCCGCCAAGCATGATGATGGTTATGTATTCATTTATCAGTGGTGTCTCGGTCGGCCGTCTTTTCGCGGGCGGCATCATACCGGGCCTTATACTTGCGGGTATGTATCTAGTGTATATTGCCGTACTTTCCTGGTTAAGACCGGAAATGGCTCCGGCCATCACAAGCGAGGAGCGCCCTCCGTTTAAAGAGCGGGTTGCCGCACTGACAGAACTTATTTTGCCTCTGGCTCTTATTGTCTCCATCCTCGGCTGCATTTTCATGGGCATTACCTCTCCCACCGAGGCGGCCGCGATTGGTGCGTTCGGCTCTCTCGTCTGCGCCGGAGTAAAGGGTCGCCTCTCCTTGGCCATGCTGGGCCGGGCCTGTCGTCAAACTTTTGCTATATCCGGGTTCGCGGGGTACATCATCATTGCGGCTCTGATCTTCAGTAAAGTGTACACAGGACTCGGCGCAACAGCTATGATTAAAAATCTTGTGTTGAATATGGGCGCAGAACCACTGGTTGTTATGGTCTGTATTCAATTATCTTTCTTTATTCTCGGAATGTTCATGGATGATATTGCCATCTTATTCATGTGTATGCCCATATATATTCCCATCATTGTCGGCTTAGGGCTTGATCCAGTCTGGTTTGGTATTCTTTTTGTTGTGAATATGCAAATGGCGTATATTACTCCACCATATGGATTAAATCTTTTTTATATGAAAGCTGTAGCGCCAAAGGAAATAAAATTACACGATATTTATTGGGGAGCTGTCCCTTTTATTCTGATCCAAGCTTTACTTTTAGTTGTTCTAATGTTGTATCCATCAATCATAACATGGCTCCCAAATAAAATTTTTGGATAA
- the speB gene encoding agmatinase: MRMPVKYGVMNTDVIIMGIPFDSATSYRPGARFGPAAVREASNILKPYCPVLDVDISEHLSIIDGGDIDTIPGYVEESLDAMCQGLIPYMESPAIPILIGGDHLVSLGILRAMHAARGPVALVHFDAHSDTVGSYFGKPYNHGSPFYWAIKEGLIIPEYSTQIGIRGPLYSRTILDWPKSQGLRIIMGQELHERGITHVAEEVVTRAGDKPVYVTFDIDFLDASCAPGTGTPEIEGFTTWEALSLMRHICPRLDCVGMDLVEILPDKDLSGITALAGASVIHSFLASLAKRRSGI, encoded by the coding sequence ATGCGTATGCCTGTCAAGTATGGAGTTATGAATACAGATGTAATCATCATGGGTATTCCATTTGACAGTGCAACGTCTTATCGCCCAGGTGCACGTTTCGGACCGGCCGCAGTGCGAGAGGCGTCCAATATCCTCAAACCATACTGCCCGGTGCTCGATGTTGATATCAGCGAACATCTTTCTATCATCGATGGCGGGGATATCGACACCATACCCGGCTACGTGGAGGAAAGCCTTGATGCCATGTGTCAGGGACTTATTCCATATATGGAATCACCTGCGATTCCAATATTGATTGGAGGAGACCATCTCGTCAGTCTGGGTATTCTGCGTGCTATGCATGCAGCGCGCGGGCCGGTGGCTCTGGTACATTTTGACGCACATAGCGATACCGTCGGCTCCTATTTCGGCAAACCGTATAATCATGGTTCACCATTTTACTGGGCGATCAAGGAAGGACTGATCATTCCAGAATATTCTACGCAGATAGGAATCCGTGGACCGTTATACAGCAGAACTATTCTTGATTGGCCTAAGAGCCAGGGACTTCGCATTATCATGGGGCAGGAACTGCATGAGCGAGGTATAACTCATGTAGCTGAAGAAGTTGTGACAAGAGCTGGTGATAAGCCGGTATACGTGACTTTTGACATTGATTTTTTGGATGCTTCCTGTGCACCCGGAACCGGTACTCCGGAAATTGAAGGCTTTACTACATGGGAGGCACTTTCTCTTATGAGGCACATCTGTCCACGCCTTGATTGCGTGGGAATGGATCTCGTAGAAATACTCCCGGACAAAGACCTCTCCGGCATCACCGCCTTGGCAGGAGCCTCCGTTATTCACTCTTTTCTCGCATCACTGGCGAAAAGGAGATCAGGAATCTGA
- a CDS encoding DUF814 domain-containing protein gives MEEYDALSLFSGGLDSILASRLMQSLGHKILGLHFVSPFFGKPEQIPLWTREYGLPIVPVDVGQEFVDLMAGFPGHGFGKVLNPCVDCKILMLRRAKALLPAYGAKFLISGEVLGQRPMSQRADTLNTIRNDAEVRGLLLRPLSARLLPPTPMEESGLVDREKLYAINGRGRRGQFGLAKILGVTSIPAQAGGCRLSEKESARRYWPLLRVFSRPLAGDFELANVGRQLWKREGGAAYWLTMGRDRQSNERVLALARPGDYLLEARDFPGPQGLCRPAPGSSWPEHALREAAACLASFSSKARQHGQPAMVLVRRGEEEREFSVDPAAPHGFAENLSWERTREERNVWIRNVTAADGVM, from the coding sequence ATGGAAGAATACGACGCCCTTTCCCTGTTTTCCGGCGGTCTGGACAGCATCCTGGCCTCCCGGCTCATGCAGAGCCTCGGGCACAAAATCCTGGGCCTTCATTTCGTCAGCCCCTTTTTCGGCAAACCGGAACAGATTCCCCTCTGGACGCGGGAATATGGGCTGCCCATCGTGCCCGTGGACGTAGGACAGGAGTTTGTGGATCTCATGGCGGGTTTTCCCGGCCACGGCTTCGGCAAGGTGCTCAATCCGTGCGTGGACTGTAAAATTCTCATGCTGCGCCGGGCCAAGGCACTTTTACCTGCATACGGCGCAAAATTTCTCATTTCCGGCGAAGTGCTGGGGCAGCGGCCCATGTCCCAGCGGGCCGACACCCTGAACACCATCCGCAATGATGCCGAGGTCCGCGGTCTGCTGCTGCGGCCTCTGAGCGCGCGCCTGCTGCCGCCTACGCCCATGGAAGAGTCCGGGCTGGTGGACCGCGAAAAGCTGTATGCCATAAATGGCCGGGGACGGCGCGGCCAGTTCGGGCTGGCAAAGATTCTGGGCGTGACCAGTATTCCGGCCCAGGCCGGGGGCTGCCGCCTGAGTGAAAAGGAGTCCGCCCGGCGCTACTGGCCCCTTCTGCGCGTTTTTTCCCGGCCTCTGGCCGGAGACTTCGAACTGGCCAATGTCGGCCGCCAGCTCTGGAAAAGGGAAGGAGGGGCCGCATACTGGCTGACCATGGGCCGGGATCGCCAGTCCAACGAACGGGTGCTGGCCTTGGCCCGGCCCGGCGACTATCTGCTCGAAGCGCGGGATTTTCCCGGACCGCAGGGCCTTTGCCGCCCGGCTCCGGGATCGTCCTGGCCGGAACACGCGCTGCGGGAAGCGGCCGCCTGTCTGGCTTCCTTTTCTTCCAAGGCCAGACAGCACGGCCAGCCAGCCATGGTCCTGGTCCGGCGGGGAGAGGAAGAGCGGGAATTTTCTGTCGATCCGGCCGCTCCGCACGGTTTTGCGGAAAACCTTTCCTGGGAGCGGACCAGAGAAGAACGAAATGTGTGGATACGAAATGTGACGGCCGCGGACGGCGTCATGTAA
- a CDS encoding amidohydrolase family protein — translation MSIDVHTHAFHPKVAGKVLEQLHRHYGLNPVGTGLLDDLKARLKRAGIERTILLSAATNALQVEVVNDWAIGLRADPMLEPFGSLHPAYAHWEKELQRLEAAGILGLKFHPDFQGFWMDDPRLGPMWETISDRFLILFHMGDRTAPEKNPSSARRLNWLRRNFPALRVVAAHLGGVFQWGHAIEHIVGQDVFLDTSSAIGMISDDDLHTILRRHPSDRLLFGSDYPLFDQSAELRRWQQRARVSDGWIQDLLDRGDLLLRDFAASREPARAAGDIT, via the coding sequence GTGAGCATTGACGTCCACACGCACGCCTTCCACCCCAAAGTCGCGGGCAAGGTTCTGGAACAGCTTCACAGGCATTACGGGCTGAACCCCGTGGGCACGGGCCTGCTGGACGACCTGAAGGCCCGGCTGAAACGGGCCGGAATCGAACGGACCATCCTGCTTTCAGCGGCCACCAATGCGCTTCAGGTGGAAGTGGTCAACGACTGGGCCATCGGGTTGCGCGCCGATCCCATGCTGGAGCCCTTCGGCTCTCTGCATCCGGCTTACGCTCACTGGGAAAAGGAGCTGCAACGGCTGGAGGCGGCCGGTATTCTCGGGCTCAAGTTTCATCCCGATTTTCAGGGTTTCTGGATGGACGATCCGCGTCTGGGCCCCATGTGGGAGACCATTTCCGACCGTTTTCTGATCCTGTTCCACATGGGGGACCGCACCGCGCCGGAGAAGAACCCATCCAGCGCCCGCCGCCTGAACTGGCTGCGCCGCAATTTTCCGGCCCTGCGCGTGGTGGCCGCGCATCTGGGGGGCGTGTTCCAGTGGGGGCACGCCATTGAGCACATCGTAGGGCAGGACGTATTTCTGGATACATCGAGCGCCATCGGCATGATCTCCGATGACGACCTGCATACCATTCTGCGCCGCCACCCTTCCGACCGGCTGCTTTTCGGCAGCGACTATCCCCTGTTCGACCAGAGCGCGGAGTTGCGCCGCTGGCAGCAGCGAGCCAGGGTCTCCGACGGCTGGATTCAGGACCTGCTGGACCGCGGCGATCTGCTGCTGCGGGATTTTGCCGCGTCCCGGGAACCTGCGCGGGCGGCGGGCGATATTACATGA
- a CDS encoding EamA family transporter, with amino-acid sequence MPAEIVLAVLFSAMLHAGWNVIVKGGSEKLYESSLIALGGGAGILPVLFFLPAPAAQSWGFLAASCCIHTTYYVVLSLAYRYTDMAYSYTIMRGTAPLLTSVLLFAAMDVRLTPGGFSGVFLLSCGILTLTVDAVRRGAFSAAGTGMALGNALVIMAYTVSDGYGARASGHAVSYVCWLHLLNAIPITAALLLTKGRDYRNYVRGRWKTGMLGGLFGLGAYGISIWAMTKAPVPLVAALRESSVIFGMLFSVWLLKEKLTPARVAAVWLVAAGAICIRMLA; translated from the coding sequence GTGCCCGCAGAAATAGTTCTTGCCGTCCTGTTCAGCGCCATGCTCCACGCCGGATGGAACGTCATCGTCAAGGGCGGTTCCGAAAAACTGTATGAATCCTCTCTCATCGCCTTGGGCGGCGGAGCGGGCATCCTGCCCGTTCTTTTTTTCCTGCCCGCCCCGGCCGCGCAGAGCTGGGGCTTTCTGGCGGCCTCCTGCTGCATCCACACCACATACTATGTCGTGCTCAGCCTGGCTTACAGGTATACGGACATGGCCTACAGCTACACCATCATGCGCGGCACGGCTCCGCTGCTCACCTCTGTGCTGCTGTTCGCGGCCATGGATGTCCGGCTCACTCCGGGCGGATTCAGCGGCGTTTTTCTCCTGTCCTGCGGCATCCTGACCCTGACCGTGGACGCCGTGCGGCGCGGGGCTTTCTCCGCAGCCGGAACCGGCATGGCCCTGGGAAACGCCCTCGTCATCATGGCCTATACGGTGAGCGACGGCTACGGAGCCCGCGCCAGCGGTCACGCTGTCAGTTACGTGTGCTGGCTGCACCTGCTGAACGCCATCCCCATCACGGCGGCGCTGCTGCTGACCAAGGGGCGGGATTACCGCAACTATGTCCGGGGCCGCTGGAAAACCGGAATGTTGGGCGGTCTGTTCGGGCTGGGCGCTTACGGCATCAGCATCTGGGCCATGACCAAAGCGCCTGTCCCACTGGTGGCGGCTCTGCGGGAAAGCTCCGTCATTTTCGGCATGCTGTTCAGTGTCTGGCTGCTCAAGGAAAAACTGACGCCCGCGCGCGTGGCCGCCGTATGGCTGGTGGCGGCCGGAGCCATATGCATCAGAATGCTGGCCTGA
- a CDS encoding EAL domain-containing protein, protein MSNKILTREESDFFSPPLTAGPLRNELFPVRYPGFARDIFSYTGPCVCAVLAASNEEMRRLLENIANAAQNEGILLVCDPSPEQGLPAGITTPLARPVFGADGVSDSGALTDMLRLTEGGKRIAHIFRPQSGQLRHLEALLQAQMQASRFDTAFFTLLPPSVDPALLTFALASYPVILTAEGWFTASGRSRPSGSPEDRILADFEEHRRLELKDGLLEAIIDTIPEPVVVGYTDGALAGANKAFFEAGGYTLHELPTLNWLQDMVRKDFRATQEAMFEAMLTTGLDQEFQTELRTAEDRVLPCSVRLFPHAVDGRIAFFHAICSLNAEAPAPSGTDKREMFLLRLRLALQRLDRQRGYRFAILGLGVDYASASHPDEATQFADLIARRTASCLRALDVPAHFDPKRLFIFLDDIRSTVDAVRVAQRIQNEMARPLTIGQTEHEIRCDVGVVLPPIPHPGEDEMLRAAQIALGRAERRGQITFYDERQNDEALRFLRMEKELRAALDNDELELRFVPVRDMNSSRIAGAEAVLHWRRPHREPLNAGEFLPLVERSSIIRDLDAWCLRESCAMLERMKNAENIFLVLGISLKSILRSGFADEAIRQVRERGLASTIFLKAREAWLESHGDLLAAFLARAHEAGLCILLDRFTADRVNLGRLHELALDGLILDETLLAHPPVTASVGAVAAETGLWILLPGPVDPAAGRSLHKHSCRLLGWRDTETPPLTVEELLGLPASEPAH, encoded by the coding sequence GTGAGCAACAAAATTCTGACCCGGGAAGAGTCCGATTTTTTTTCTCCGCCGCTGACCGCCGGTCCGCTCCGCAATGAATTATTCCCGGTGCGTTACCCCGGCTTTGCAAGGGATATTTTCTCGTACACGGGACCTTGTGTGTGCGCCGTGCTCGCCGCCTCAAATGAAGAAATGCGGCGGCTTCTGGAAAACATTGCCAACGCCGCGCAAAACGAGGGCATTCTGCTGGTGTGCGATCCCTCTCCGGAACAGGGACTTCCCGCGGGCATCACCACTCCCCTTGCAAGGCCGGTTTTCGGTGCGGACGGCGTTTCCGACTCCGGCGCCCTGACGGATATGCTCCGTCTGACGGAAGGCGGAAAGCGGATCGCTCACATCTTCAGGCCTCAAAGCGGCCAGCTCCGGCATCTGGAGGCACTCCTCCAGGCCCAGATGCAGGCCAGCCGCTTTGATACGGCATTCTTCACCCTGCTGCCACCATCTGTTGATCCCGCCCTGCTGACGTTCGCACTGGCCAGTTACCCGGTTATTCTCACGGCCGAAGGATGGTTCACCGCTTCCGGACGCTCCCGCCCGTCGGGCTCTCCGGAGGATCGTATTCTGGCGGATTTCGAAGAACACCGCCGCCTGGAGCTGAAAGACGGTCTGCTGGAAGCCATCATCGACACCATTCCCGAACCGGTGGTGGTGGGATATACGGACGGCGCCCTGGCCGGGGCCAACAAGGCGTTTTTTGAGGCCGGCGGATACACCCTTCACGAGCTGCCCACGCTGAACTGGCTTCAGGACATGGTCCGGAAAGACTTCCGGGCCACGCAGGAAGCCATGTTCGAGGCCATGCTGACCACCGGGCTGGATCAGGAATTTCAGACCGAGCTGCGCACAGCGGAAGACCGGGTTCTGCCCTGCTCGGTGCGCCTGTTTCCGCATGCCGTGGACGGCCGGATCGCTTTTTTCCACGCAATTTGCTCCCTCAATGCGGAAGCTCCCGCTCCTTCCGGTACGGACAAGCGCGAAATGTTTCTTCTGCGGCTGCGGCTGGCCTTGCAGCGGCTGGACCGCCAACGGGGATACCGCTTCGCCATCCTGGGGCTGGGCGTGGATTACGCTTCCGCCTCCCATCCCGACGAAGCCACCCAGTTCGCCGATCTCATCGCCCGGCGCACGGCCAGCTGCCTGCGTGCTCTCGACGTTCCGGCCCATTTCGATCCCAAACGCCTGTTCATCTTTCTGGATGACATCAGGAGCACGGTGGACGCGGTGCGAGTGGCCCAACGCATTCAAAACGAAATGGCCAGACCCCTGACCATCGGACAGACAGAGCATGAAATCCGGTGCGATGTGGGCGTGGTGCTGCCTCCCATCCCTCATCCCGGCGAAGACGAAATGCTCAGAGCCGCGCAGATCGCTCTCGGACGCGCCGAACGCCGGGGACAGATCACCTTTTACGACGAACGGCAAAATGACGAGGCGCTGCGTTTTCTGCGTATGGAAAAGGAGCTGCGCGCGGCTCTGGACAACGATGAACTGGAACTGCGCTTTGTCCCCGTGCGCGATATGAATTCCAGTCGGATCGCCGGAGCCGAGGCCGTCCTGCACTGGCGCCGCCCGCACCGGGAGCCGCTAAACGCCGGAGAATTTCTGCCGCTGGTGGAGCGCAGCAGCATCATCCGCGATCTGGACGCATGGTGCCTGCGGGAAAGCTGCGCCATGCTGGAGCGGATGAAAAACGCGGAGAATATCTTCCTCGTTCTCGGTATCAGCCTGAAAAGCATTCTGCGGAGCGGCTTCGCGGATGAGGCCATCAGGCAGGTGCGGGAGCGCGGTCTTGCCTCCACGATTTTCCTCAAGGCGCGGGAGGCATGGCTGGAATCCCACGGCGACCTGCTGGCCGCTTTTCTCGCCAGAGCGCACGAGGCCGGGCTGTGCATCCTGCTCGACAGGTTCACGGCAGACCGCGTCAATCTCGGGCGGCTGCACGAACTGGCTCTGGACGGCCTGATTCTGGACGAAACGCTCCTGGCCCACCCGCCCGTAACCGCCAGCGTCGGCGCTGTGGCCGCTGAAACCGGTCTGTGGATCCTTCTTCCCGGTCCCGTGGACCCTGCCGCCGGCCGGTCCCTGCACAAACACTCCTGCCGCCTGCTTGGATGGCGGGACACGGAAACGCCGCCGCTCACCGTGGAAGAGCTGCTCGGCCTGCCGGCTTCCGAACCGGCCCATTGA
- the gyrA gene encoding DNA gyrase subunit A — translation MSNISIEKELQKSYLEYSLSVIIGRAIPDVRDGLKPVHRRILFAMHELGNSYNRPYKKSARVVGDVIGKFHPHGDSAVYDALVRMAQDFNMRDPLVDGQGNFGSIDGDAAAAMRYTEVRMSRLAGSFLADIEKETVDFRPNYDNSLQEPAVLPSRVPNLLVNGSSGIAVGMATNIPPHNLGEVVDATLRLLDDPFVSIDELMTSIKAPDFPTGALLYGREGIREAYHTGRGSVRIRSRIEVEKRKGDLESIVVREIPYALNKSTLVEKIALLVNERKLEGITDLRDESDRKGIRIVMDLKKGVFADVIINQLFKYTSLETSFGINMMAVVNNRPQLLNLKQVLEHFLEYRREVIIRRSRFDLKKAQHKAHILEGLRIALDFIDEVVNLIRASKTPQEAKERLCERFSLSEVQAQAILDMRLQRLTNLEREKLLEEYAELLKQIEYLTSVIENPEELKSVVRQELTELRDTFATPRKSEIMAHDPGSIDVEDIIPDEPVVVTLSRNGYLKRTGLDNYRQQRRGGMGITGVQVADEDFITSILTTSNHQYMNLFTNKGRMYQIKVHQIPEGSRTARGKHVANLLPLDSNEYIAAAMTSRDFDREKFYFFFTRQGVVKRSSVDLYRNIRTAGLIALSMREDDELIGVCEVEGEDEMVLVTEDGYSIRFACADVRPMGRQATGVKGIALRKGDKVVAGVVIARDSRQELLTVAENGYGKRTQVEHFRAQSRGGKGVINMRITPKTGKVVGAMMVLPSDELILLTSGGKIIRIGIAGISLVGRTAQGVRLVRMEDDQTVVCFDHVPVENGDMPPTAVSKPDAGPEEEPEDESESEDFEGEERGEWE, via the coding sequence GTGTCCAATATCAGCATCGAAAAAGAACTTCAGAAATCCTATCTGGAATACTCCTTAAGCGTCATCATCGGCCGGGCCATTCCCGACGTGCGCGACGGCCTGAAACCCGTGCACCGGCGCATCCTGTTCGCCATGCACGAGCTCGGCAACAGCTACAACCGGCCGTACAAGAAGTCCGCCCGCGTGGTGGGCGACGTCATCGGCAAGTTCCATCCTCACGGCGACTCCGCCGTGTACGACGCGCTGGTGCGCATGGCCCAGGACTTCAACATGCGCGATCCGCTGGTGGACGGCCAGGGCAACTTCGGCTCCATCGACGGCGACGCCGCCGCCGCCATGCGTTACACTGAAGTGCGCATGTCCCGCCTGGCCGGGTCCTTTCTGGCGGACATCGAGAAAGAGACCGTGGACTTCAGGCCCAACTACGACAATTCCCTGCAGGAACCGGCAGTACTGCCGAGCAGAGTGCCGAACCTGCTGGTCAACGGCTCCTCTGGCATCGCCGTGGGCATGGCCACCAATATCCCGCCGCACAATCTGGGCGAAGTGGTGGACGCCACCCTGCGCCTGCTGGATGACCCGTTTGTTTCCATCGACGAGCTCATGACCAGCATCAAGGCGCCGGACTTTCCCACCGGGGCGCTCCTGTACGGCAGAGAAGGCATCCGCGAGGCCTACCACACGGGTCGCGGCTCCGTGCGCATCCGGTCCAGAATCGAGGTGGAAAAGCGGAAAGGGGATCTGGAATCCATCGTGGTCCGGGAAATTCCCTACGCTCTGAACAAATCCACCCTGGTCGAGAAAATCGCCCTGCTGGTCAACGAGCGCAAGCTCGAAGGCATCACGGACCTGCGCGACGAGTCGGACCGCAAAGGCATCCGCATCGTCATGGACCTGAAAAAAGGCGTGTTCGCGGACGTCATCATCAACCAGCTGTTCAAGTACACGTCTCTGGAAACGAGCTTCGGCATCAACATGATGGCCGTGGTCAACAACCGGCCGCAGCTTCTGAATCTGAAGCAGGTGCTGGAACATTTCCTCGAATACCGCCGCGAGGTCATCATCCGGCGGTCGCGCTTCGACCTGAAAAAGGCCCAGCACAAGGCGCATATTCTGGAAGGTCTGCGCATCGCCCTGGATTTCATCGACGAGGTGGTCAACCTGATCCGCGCCTCCAAAACTCCGCAGGAAGCCAAGGAGCGGCTGTGCGAGCGGTTTTCCCTGTCCGAGGTTCAGGCTCAGGCCATTCTGGACATGCGCCTGCAGCGCCTGACCAATCTGGAACGTGAAAAGCTGCTGGAGGAGTACGCGGAACTGCTCAAGCAGATCGAATACCTGACCAGCGTCATTGAAAATCCGGAAGAGCTCAAGTCCGTGGTGCGCCAGGAGCTGACGGAACTGCGCGACACGTTCGCCACGCCGCGCAAATCCGAAATCATGGCTCACGATCCGGGCTCCATCGACGTGGAAGACATCATTCCGGACGAGCCGGTGGTCGTCACCCTGTCCCGCAACGGCTATCTGAAGCGGACCGGTCTGGACAACTACCGGCAGCAGCGCCGGGGCGGCATGGGCATCACCGGCGTGCAGGTGGCGGACGAGGATTTCATCACCTCCATCCTGACCACCTCCAACCACCAGTACATGAACCTGTTCACCAACAAGGGCCGCATGTACCAGATCAAGGTGCACCAGATCCCCGAGGGCAGCCGCACGGCGCGCGGCAAGCACGTGGCCAACCTGCTGCCCCTGGACAGCAACGAATACATCGCCGCGGCCATGACCAGCCGGGACTTTGACCGCGAAAAATTCTACTTTTTCTTTACCCGCCAGGGCGTGGTCAAGCGCAGCTCAGTGGATTTGTACCGCAATATCCGCACGGCCGGGCTAATTGCCCTGAGCATGCGCGAGGACGACGAACTGATCGGCGTGTGCGAAGTCGAGGGTGAAGACGAAATGGTCCTGGTCACGGAGGACGGCTACTCCATCCGTTTCGCCTGCGCCGATGTCCGGCCCATGGGCAGGCAGGCCACGGGCGTGAAAGGCATCGCCCTGCGCAAAGGCGACAAGGTGGTGGCGGGCGTGGTCATCGCCAGGGATTCCCGGCAGGAGCTGCTCACGGTGGCCGAAAACGGCTACGGCAAGCGCACCCAGGTGGAACATTTCCGCGCCCAGTCCCGGGGCGGCAAGGGCGTCATCAACATGCGCATCACACCCAAGACGGGCAAGGTGGTGGGCGCCATGATGGTGCTGCCTTCGGACGAGCTCATTCTGCTCACCTCGGGCGGCAAGATCATCCGCATCGGCATTGCCGGCATCAGTCTGGTGGGCCGCACGGCCCAGGGAGTGCGGCTGGTACGCATGGAAGACGACCAGACCGTGGTCTGCTTCGACCATGTGCCCGTGGAAAACGGAGATATGCCCCCGACCGCCGTGTCGAAGCCGGATGCCGGCCCGGAAGAGGAGCCCGAAGACGAGTCGGAAAGCGAAGATTTCGAGGGCGAAGAACGTGGAGAGTGGGAGTAG